The following is a genomic window from Deltaproteobacteria bacterium.
GGCGTTTTTCGGAGTCGGTTCCATCGACGCGTGGACCAGACGCTACGGCCTCGCGAATGTCGGCTTCCGGCACTCCCCAAGCTTCAAGAGCGACAAGACTGCATTGATCACCTGGCTGCGGCTTGGTGAACTCGAAGCCGAACGCCAGGATTGCGTGGACTACGACGAAAACCGATTCAAACACGCGGTTCGGAGTATCCGCGAGCTGACGCGTAAACCGGTTGATGAGGCGCTGCAGGGAACGGAAGAGCTGTGCAACGGGGCCGGCGTTGCGCTGGCGTTGATACCTCCGCTGCCGAAGACAGCCCTCAGCGGTGCAGCTTGGTGGCTCTCGCCGAGGAAGGCCGTTCTTCAGCTAAGCGCCCGGCACAAGTCCGACGATCACCTCTGGTTCAGCTTCTTCCATGAAGCCGCGCATATTCTTCTTCACAGCAAGAAAAGCGTTTTTGTTGACGAACGTGGCGGAGACGCCGCCGGGCTGGAAGCTGAGGCCAACGAGTGGGCATCCAACACCCTCGTCGCGCCACGCGCGTGGGAACCATTCGTTGCCGCATCGCTGTTCAGCGAGCAAGCCATCCGGGCATTTGCCGACGAGCAGGGAATTGCGCCCGGTATCGTTGTCGGCAGGCTTCAACACAAGAGGCTTGTTGCCTGGACGCGCCTGAACGGCCTGAAGGCCAAGTTAAGCTGGACGACCATCGATTAATCCCCCCGGGACCCGGTCATCCGCGGCACCGAGCGCCCCATGTCGGGGGACAGTCAGCCTTGCAAGCATCATGTAAGCCCAAGTCAGGGAACCGTTGCAGCCGCCCCACCCTGCCTGGATTCCCGCCCCCGATCGGGGTCGAGGGCAAGCTTTCGCGGGAATGACGGTTCGGGCGGCCACTGTATTTGTGGCCGCTTGAATTCACCCGGCAATAGTCTACTGTCAATAGTGTACTGTCGATGAACCGGGAGCTTGGTGAACGATGTTCTTGAGCGTCTTCGATCTCTTCAAGGTGGGCATCGGTCCGTCGTCCTCCCACACGATGGGGCCGATGGCGGCGGCCGGCGCCTTTGTCGAGCTGGTTCGGGAACGCTGCCGGGGCGAAGCGCCGCCGGGCCGCCGGCTGCGCGTCCGCGCTTCACTCCACGGCTCTCTCGCCTTTACCGGCAAGGGTCACGCGACGGACCGGGCGGTCATGCTCGGGCTCCTGGGCCATCGGGCCGCGGACCTGGACCTCGACCGGGCGGAGGCCGACCTCGACTCTCTGCGGCAAAACCGCCTCCTGCCTCCATCGGACGGCCTGTCCCTTGCGTTCGACCCGGACGGCGATCTGGTTTTCGACCGGCGCGCGCGTCTGCCGGGTCATCCCAACGGGCTTCGTTTCGAGGCGGTGGATTCGGCCGGCGCGGTCCGGCTCGCCCAGGTCTACTATTCGATCGGCGGCGGCTTCATCGTCACCGAGGAAGAACTCGCCCGGGGCGTGCCGGCAGCCGCCGGCGAGGATGATGACCAAACGTATCCGTTCCCCTTCGACACCGCCGCGGCCATGCTGCGGATGGCAGACGAGAGCGGCAAGACCATCGCGGAGATGAAACGCGCGAACGAGGGCGTCCGGCGGTCCGACGGTGAGTTGGACGCCGGGCTTTGGGCCATCTGGAGCGCGATGAACGAATGTGTGGAGCGCGGCCTGGCCACACGCGGGGAACTGTCGGGTGGGTTGTACGTGAAGCGGCGCGCGAGCGCGCTGTTCGAACAGTTGCACCGCGAACGGGATTCCAACCGGATGCAGCCGCACGTGGTGACGGACTGGCTCAACGTCTACGCCATGGCCGTGAACGAAGAGAACGCGGGCGGAGGCAAGGTGGTGACCGCGCCCACCAACGGCGCGGCCGGGGTCGTCCCGGCGGTGCTTCGATACTATCGGGACCACTGCATCGGCGCCGCCGAGGACCGCATCCCCGACTTCCTGCTCACCGCGGCCGCCATCGGCGGGCTCATCAAGCACAACGCGTCGATCTCCGGCGCCGACGCCGGCTGCCAGGCCGAGGTGGGCTCCGCCGCCGCCATGGCCGCCGCCGGCCTGTGCGCCGTTCTCGGCGGCACGTCGGCGCAGGTCGAAAACGCGGCGGAGATCGCCCTCGAACACCACCTCGGCATGACCTGCGACCCGGTGGCGGGCCTGGTACAGATCCCCTGCATCGAGCGCAACGGCATCGGCGCAACCAAGGCGGTGGCGGCCGCCTCGCTGGCGCTGCGAGGAGACGGCAGCCATTTCATGCCCCTCGACAACTGCATCGCGGCCATGCGCGAGACCGGCCGGGAAATGAGCAC
Proteins encoded in this region:
- a CDS encoding HigA family addiction module antitoxin, with the protein product MDIVFRTRKLDRTFNSVAALQKTYMATATNRYKPDYAVPPGWLLEERLEVQGISHAEFARRCGRSPKLISEIIAGKAPLEPATALQFEKVLGVDAGIWLGIESDYQLHRAREAEAKEAAAAVDWAKAFPVRELVKRACFPRPESDVDAVAKLLAFFGVGSIDAWTRRYGLANVGFRHSPSFKSDKTALITWLRLGELEAERQDCVDYDENRFKHAVRSIRELTRKPVDEALQGTEELCNGAGVALALIPPLPKTALSGAAWWLSPRKAVLQLSARHKSDDHLWFSFFHEAAHILLHSKKSVFVDERGGDAAGLEAEANEWASNTLVAPRAWEPFVAASLFSEQAIRAFADEQGIAPGIVVGRLQHKRLVAWTRLNGLKAKLSWTTID
- a CDS encoding L-serine ammonia-lyase, with protein sequence MFLSVFDLFKVGIGPSSSHTMGPMAAAGAFVELVRERCRGEAPPGRRLRVRASLHGSLAFTGKGHATDRAVMLGLLGHRAADLDLDRAEADLDSLRQNRLLPPSDGLSLAFDPDGDLVFDRRARLPGHPNGLRFEAVDSAGAVRLAQVYYSIGGGFIVTEEELARGVPAAAGEDDDQTYPFPFDTAAAMLRMADESGKTIAEMKRANEGVRRSDGELDAGLWAIWSAMNECVERGLATRGELSGGLYVKRRASALFEQLHRERDSNRMQPHVVTDWLNVYAMAVNEENAGGGKVVTAPTNGAAGVVPAVLRYYRDHCIGAAEDRIPDFLLTAAAIGGLIKHNASISGADAGCQAEVGSAAAMAAAGLCAVLGGTSAQVENAAEIALEHHLGMTCDPVAGLVQIPCIERNGIGATKAVAAASLALRGDGSHFMPLDNCIAAMRETGREMSTRFKETSLGGLAVNLPQC